ATGCCGGTCTCCAAGACCATGCTCGGACGTATCCTCTCCGGAGGAGGAAAACCCATCGACGGCGGACCGGACATCGTCCCCGACAAACGCCTTGACATCAACGGTGCTGCAATCAACCCGTATGCCCGCGGATCACCCCGTGATTTCATCCAGACCGGTATCTCCACCATCGACGGAACCAACACACTCGTCCGTGGTCAGAAGCTTCCGATCTTCTCCTCCGCAGGTCTCCCGCACAACGAGATTGCACTGCAGATCGCCCGTCAGGCAAAAGTGCCGGGATCCACCGAAGAGTTCGCCGTAGTATTCGCTGCAATGGGTATCACCCGGGAAGAAGCAAACTACTTCATGGCTGACTTCGAGAGAACCGGCGCACTGGAACGTGCAGTCGTCTTCCTGAACCTTGCAGACGACCCTGCTGTCGAGCGTACCGTTACCCCGCGTCTCGCACTGACCACCGCAGAATATCTCGCCTACGAACTCGGCTACCACGTGCTGGTTATCTTAACCGATATGACCAACTACTGTGAAGCACTCCGTCAGATCGGCGCTGCCCGTGAAGAAGTGCCCGGTCGTCGCGGTTACCCGGGATACATGTACACCGATCTGGCATCCATCTACGAGCGTGCCGGTATCATCAAGGGCCTGAAGGGTTCGGTTACCCAGATTCCGATTCTCACCATGCCCGGTGACG
The sequence above is drawn from the Methanocorpusculum vombati genome and encodes:
- a CDS encoding V-type ATP synthase subunit B; amino-acid sequence: MKEYKTVSKVAGPLLFVEKTEPVSYEEQVSLVLPDGTLKRGQVLDTSEDLVVVQCFETTTGLGRDTGVRFLGETFKMPVSKTMLGRILSGGGKPIDGGPDIVPDKRLDINGAAINPYARGSPRDFIQTGISTIDGTNTLVRGQKLPIFSSAGLPHNEIALQIARQAKVPGSTEEFAVVFAAMGITREEANYFMADFERTGALERAVVFLNLADDPAVERTVTPRLALTTAEYLAYELGYHVLVILTDMTNYCEALRQIGAAREEVPGRRGYPGYMYTDLASIYERAGIIKGLKGSVTQIPILTMPGDDITHPIPDLTGYITEGQIVISPELHRKGIYPPINVLPSLSRLMNLGIGKGLTREDHKKVSDMMYSGYAEGVDLRGLVAIVGKDALSERDQKFLEFADDFENRFVRQGSDEDRTIAQTLDIGWNMFVQLPESELEKRIDRDLIKTYHPNYRK